A portion of the Lathamus discolor isolate bLatDis1 chromosome 5, bLatDis1.hap1, whole genome shotgun sequence genome contains these proteins:
- the ZC3H12D gene encoding probable ribonuclease ZC3H12D — MALASSLPSKPVPPHSGEVSAARVEAHQSKLDFFCKLGYGKQDICKVLESLGQEALEDDVLKELIRMGSKPQALESQAQPSALKLVARGSSSIAPGSKWLGEGESDSSDYLRPIVIDGSNVAMSHGNKEVFSCWGIQLAVDWFRERGHTYIKVFVPLWRKEPPRQESPIADQHILEELEKQSILVYTPSRKVKGKRVVCYDDRYIVKVAYEKDGVIVSNDNYRDLQNENPEWKWFIEQRLLMYSFVSNRFMPPDDPLGRHGPTLNNFLSKKPVLPEPKWQPCPYGKKCTYGNKCKFYHPERPHQAQLAVADELRAKINVPLTLRKEEEPYRTGGEPVPCGACTETLREGSGCTGASCYPGWSQGRCPEQPSSAWPSIPGSDLCLDQRLLQPEPWQDHPLLEKMSALSIDDDTYGYNWSIHTRQDRGAMDSPHQFSDLRDNPYTLHHSHSLDHTSLPGCPLQQTALPPVPGGMCPDHSWPQECCSTHRISQRSHYVPDGAQHRQALGTQHHILPQSSALPPDLPHSYSEHHLQQQQQHCFPSQPPQQPFLLDTRNGLGFCQKTHAYPNASYSDHWPTPALRPPSAEQPNIHRELCSLFPYSDVNHVMALYPNIEDIAILTLLIQRHRSL, encoded by the exons ATGGCACTGGCCAGTTCGCTTCCTAGCAAACCGGTACCACCACACTCTGGAGAAGTTTCTGCAGCGAGGGTGGAAGCGCATCAGAGCAAACTGGATTTCTTCTGCAAGCTGGGCTATGGTAAGCAGGACATCTGCAAAGTGCTGGAGAGCCTGGGACAAGAGGCCCTGGAGGACGATGTGCTGAAAGAGCTGATTCGGATGGGGAGCAAACCTCAAGCTCTGGAGAGCCAAGCTCAGCCTTCTGCACTAAAACTTGTTGCCCGTGGATCATCCAGCATTGCACCAGGGTCAAAGTGGCTCGGAGAAGGTGAAAGTGATTCTTCTGATTACTTGCGACCCATTGTGATTGATGGCAGCAATGTTGCAATGAG TCACGGAAACAAAGAGGTGTTCTCCTGCTGGGGGATCCAGCTGGCAGTGGATTGGTTTCGAGAGAGGGGGCATACATACATCAAGGTTTTCGTCCCACTCTGGAGGAAGGAGCCCCCTCGCCAAGAGAGTCCCATTGCAG ATCAGCACATCCTTGAAGAGCTTGAGAAGCAATCGATCCTCGTGTACACCCCATCCCGGAAGGTGAAAGGCAAGAGGGTAGTTTGCTATGATGATCGCTATATAGTGAAAGTTGCTTATGAGAAAGATGGAGTCATTGTTTCCAATGACAATTACCGGGATCTCCAGAATGAAAACCCTGAGTGGAAATGGTTTATTGAGCAGCGACTACTCATGTACTCATTTGTCAGTAACAG gttTATGCCTCCTGATGACCCATTGGGCCGGCACGGACCCACTCTTAATAACTTCCTCAGCAAAAAGCCAGTGCTTCCTGAACCAAAATGGCAGCCTTGCCCCTATG GTAAAAAATGCACCTATGGCAATAAATGCAAATTTTACCACCCAGAGAGACCGCACCAAGCTCAGCTTGCAGTTGCTGATGAGCTCAGGGCTAAAATAAATGTCCCATTAACCCTGCGGAAAGAGGAAGAGCCATACAGGACTGGAGGAGAGCCTGTGCCCTGTGGTGCCTGCACAGAAACCCTGCGAGAAGGTAGCGGCTGCACAGGAGCTTCCTGTTACCCAGGGTGGTCCCAAGGGAGATGTCctgagcagccttccagtgcctggccCAGCATCCCTGGCTCTGACTTGTGTCTGGACCAGCGCTTGCTGCAGCCAGAGCCATGGCAAGACCATCCACTCCTGGAGAAGATGTCAGCGCTGTCCATTGATGATGACACCTACGGCTACAACTGGTCCATACATACACGTCAGGACAGAGGAGCGATGGACAGCCCTCACCAGTTCAGCGACCTCAGGGACAACCCGTACACACTTCATCACTCCCATAGCTTGGACCACACCAGCTTACCGGGATGCCCTTTGCAGCAAACGGCGCTCCCTCCTGTGCCGGGTGGGATGTGCCCAGACCACAGCTGGCCCCAGGAgtgctgcagcacccacagGATCAGTCAGAGGAGCCACTATGTCCCTGATGGTGCTCAGCACAGACAGGCCCTGGGGACTCAGCACCACATTTTGCCGCAGTCTTCAGCTCTTCCCCCTGACCTGCCTCACTCTTACAGTGAGcatcacctgcagcagcagcagcagcattgcttCCCCAGCCAGCCCCCACAGCAGCCTTTCCTGTTAGACACTAGAAACGGACTGGGCTTCTGCCAGAAAACCCATGCATACCCCAATGCCTCTTATAGTGACCACTggcccactccagctctaaggCCACCCTCTGCCGAGCAACCAAACATACACAGGGAGCTGTGCTCCCTTTTCCCTTACAGTGATGTGAACCATGTCATGGCTTTGTACCCCAATATCGAGGATATTGCCATATTGACTTTACTGATTCAAAGACACAGAAGTTTGTGA